From a region of the Acidimicrobiales bacterium genome:
- the meaB gene encoding methylmalonyl Co-A mutase-associated GTPase MeaB has translation MSSIRSLPVDELVDLAVGGDRRAIGRLLTLVERNGSEADVAARRLHAHGKGSHVIGITGAPGAGKSTLVGELVQQMVQRGASPAVVAVDPSSPLTGGAILGDRVRMAELTEAFIRSMATRGHAGGLALAIPGAVRVFDAVGYDPVIIETVGVGQVEVDVTAAADTTVVVVTPGMGDAVQANKAGLLEVADIFVVNKADRPGASDTRRDLELMLELSHVTGQEDASYRPPILMTNSLEGEGHALVIDAIEAHHRHLVESGGLELRRRRRVEFEIESRLNTVFERRVAELKTDQRWADIIDSAAAGQIAPPEASVRVADMLLH, from the coding sequence TTGAGCTCCATCCGGTCGTTGCCCGTCGACGAACTGGTCGATCTCGCTGTCGGCGGAGACCGGCGAGCGATCGGCCGGCTGCTGACGCTGGTCGAGCGAAACGGGTCCGAAGCCGACGTCGCGGCCCGGCGCCTGCATGCCCATGGCAAGGGAAGCCACGTCATCGGCATCACCGGTGCACCCGGGGCCGGCAAGTCGACTCTGGTCGGCGAGCTCGTCCAGCAGATGGTGCAGCGCGGTGCTTCGCCTGCGGTCGTGGCCGTCGATCCGTCTTCGCCGCTGACCGGTGGGGCGATTCTCGGCGACAGGGTCCGCATGGCCGAGCTGACCGAGGCGTTCATTCGGTCCATGGCCACCCGCGGACACGCCGGAGGCCTTGCGCTGGCGATACCGGGGGCGGTCAGGGTGTTCGACGCCGTTGGTTATGACCCGGTCATCATAGAGACCGTTGGGGTGGGGCAGGTAGAGGTCGATGTCACGGCGGCCGCAGACACCACAGTTGTGGTGGTCACCCCCGGAATGGGCGATGCCGTTCAGGCCAACAAGGCGGGCTTGCTCGAGGTTGCCGACATCTTCGTGGTCAACAAGGCCGATCGGCCGGGTGCCTCCGACACCAGGCGCGACCTCGAGCTCATGCTCGAGCTGAGCCACGTGACCGGCCAAGAAGACGCCTCGTACCGGCCGCCCATCCTGATGACCAACTCGCTGGAGGGCGAAGGACACGCCCTGGTCATCGATGCCATCGAAGCCCATCACCGTCACCTGGTCGAATCGGGCGGTCTCGAGCTTCGACGGCGCCGCCGGGTCGAGTTCGAGATCGAGAGCCGGCTCAATACCGTCTTCGAGCGACGGGTCGCCGAACTGAAGACCGACCAGCGCTGGGCCGACATCATCGACTCGGCCGCCGCGGGTCAGATCGCCCCACCCGAGGCTTCGGTTCGCGTCGCCGACATGCTGCTCCACTGA
- a CDS encoding sigma-70 family RNA polymerase sigma factor: MAAYVDTITMRRTGNSRLAGTFERTLAAARAGEGWAMRALYESVVDRVASYARGQGAEDPDALANETLYRSLSRVGEFAGDEAGFRSWVFTIAHNLIIDDRRRQARRPQSVDDGAAVDLASPVAGPEAVALSNCSAEALVAAVHELTDNQRDVLLLRVIADLSLDEVATLTGRPVGAVKALQHRGLASLRRRLAVSETSNAAFTNTP, encoded by the coding sequence GTGGCCGCGTACGTTGACACCATCACCATGCGACGCACGGGCAACAGCCGATTGGCAGGAACCTTCGAACGAACCCTCGCCGCCGCACGGGCCGGCGAGGGTTGGGCGATGCGCGCCCTGTACGAATCGGTGGTGGACCGCGTGGCTTCGTACGCACGAGGCCAGGGTGCAGAGGACCCAGATGCGCTGGCCAACGAGACGCTCTATCGGAGCCTCAGCCGTGTTGGCGAGTTCGCAGGTGACGAGGCCGGTTTTCGCTCGTGGGTGTTCACCATCGCTCACAACCTGATCATCGACGACCGCCGGCGGCAGGCCAGACGCCCTCAGTCGGTCGATGACGGCGCCGCGGTCGACCTCGCCTCGCCCGTCGCAGGGCCCGAGGCCGTGGCGTTGTCCAACTGCAGCGCAGAGGCCCTTGTGGCCGCCGTGCACGAACTGACGGACAACCAGCGAGATGTCTTGCTGCTGCGTGTGATAGCCGACCTGTCGCTGGACGAGGTCGCCACACTGACCGGTCGTCCGGTTGGCGCGGTCAAGGCACTTCAGCACCGCGGACTTGCGAGCCTTCGCCGTCGCCTGGCCGTATCCGAAACGTCCAACGCTGCGTTCACCAATACGCCATGA
- a CDS encoding type IV toxin-antitoxin system AbiEi family antitoxin domain-containing protein has product MVSAAFLRHVRRNHGVVTRREALDLGLSASTVSRLCRSGELVRQYAGVYRHAVVGDTWHSRLLAACLACGGVASHRAAARLHGIDGFESAPIEVSIAHGTHRPTRGAIVHKSRQFDLFRVIERNGIRCTPLPRTVLDVGAVVDPLRLRGAVENVIGSGRLRWSDLVSVLVIHSVQGRNGCGPLRQLLETENQTTRVARSVWSHMVADLLTASGLPRPQLEVQVVLGNGRKIFVDLAYPEAMIAIELDSKAWHDNPASFESDRARIRQLATLGWAPLPLTWQQYLNDSADFVAQVSSLLWSRSGSGVGFGSSANQM; this is encoded by the coding sequence ATGGTTTCGGCGGCCTTCTTGCGCCATGTCAGGCGCAACCACGGCGTCGTCACCCGCCGTGAGGCCCTCGATCTGGGGCTCTCGGCATCGACCGTTTCACGGCTGTGTCGCAGTGGCGAACTGGTGAGGCAGTACGCGGGCGTTTACCGCCACGCCGTCGTCGGTGACACCTGGCACTCGCGACTGCTGGCCGCATGTTTGGCGTGCGGAGGAGTCGCCAGCCATCGTGCGGCCGCTCGGCTGCACGGAATCGACGGCTTCGAATCGGCCCCGATCGAGGTGTCGATCGCCCACGGAACGCACAGGCCGACCAGGGGTGCAATCGTCCACAAGTCTCGCCAGTTCGATCTGTTCAGGGTCATCGAGCGGAACGGGATTCGCTGCACACCGCTGCCTCGCACGGTTCTGGATGTCGGGGCCGTCGTCGACCCGCTTCGGCTTCGGGGTGCTGTGGAGAACGTGATCGGCTCCGGCCGCCTGCGGTGGTCAGATCTCGTTTCGGTGCTCGTGATTCACTCTGTTCAGGGGCGCAATGGTTGCGGTCCGCTGAGGCAGCTGCTCGAAACCGAGAATCAGACGACCCGGGTGGCGCGAAGCGTGTGGAGCCACATGGTCGCGGACCTGTTGACCGCCAGCGGACTACCTCGGCCGCAACTCGAGGTGCAGGTGGTGCTTGGCAATGGTCGCAAGATCTTCGTCGACCTCGCGTACCCAGAGGCGATGATCGCAATCGAGCTCGACAGCAAGGCCTGGCATGACAACCCTGCCAGTTTCGAATCTGACCGTGCCCGCATTCGGCAGCTGGCGACTTTGGGTTGGGCGCCGCTGCCCCTCACGTGGCAGCAGTACCTGAACGACTCCGCCGACTTCGTCGCGCAAGTCTCTTCGCTGTTGTGGTCGCGCTCGGGATCTGGGGTCGGGTTCGGGTCATCGGCGAACCAGATGTGA
- a CDS encoding mandelate racemase/muconate lactonizing enzyme family protein translates to MKLESIDTFVTAPPTGIGGAFWVFVRVTTDTGIEGVGECYGVPFGPDVVTAAAVDMFDRYIAGTDPHQLELMFRRAYSAGFTQRPDVTAMGVFSGIEMAVWDILGKAHGVPVYELLGGRLRDRLRAYTYLYPLDVDDRGQPLPGTPDVYHDPAAAADAAARYVDMGWTAVKQDPAGPYTIQGGRELSLTELRRCQDNAAAIRDAVGDRADILFGTHGQMTTSSAIRLARRLEAFDPLWFEEPCPPDQMAAIGEVAAATSIPVATGERLTTAIEFKAALDAGVRIVQPNVGRCGGIRELKRIAALTELYNAQVAPHIYCGPVAHAAAAHVGFTSPSFLILETIRTDFHDAVVDRPLEWDSGFVLAPTEPGLGLELNLDVLAAHPCTSTGGRHLEMTQRVLDSANELTVGDLD, encoded by the coding sequence ATGAAGCTCGAGTCGATCGACACATTCGTGACCGCCCCACCCACGGGCATAGGCGGCGCTTTCTGGGTGTTCGTGCGCGTCACTACCGACACGGGCATCGAGGGGGTGGGCGAGTGCTACGGGGTGCCGTTCGGCCCAGATGTGGTGACCGCCGCCGCCGTCGACATGTTCGATCGCTACATCGCCGGAACCGATCCGCATCAGCTCGAGCTGATGTTTCGGCGGGCGTACTCGGCGGGTTTCACCCAGCGGCCCGATGTCACGGCGATGGGTGTGTTCAGCGGCATCGAGATGGCCGTGTGGGACATCTTGGGCAAGGCGCACGGAGTGCCGGTGTACGAGCTTCTGGGCGGGCGCCTGCGCGATCGGCTGCGGGCCTATACATACCTCTACCCGCTCGACGTCGACGATCGTGGACAGCCGCTGCCAGGCACACCCGACGTCTACCACGACCCCGCGGCAGCCGCCGACGCCGCGGCGCGTTATGTCGACATGGGCTGGACTGCGGTCAAACAAGACCCCGCCGGGCCCTACACCATTCAGGGCGGCAGAGAGCTGTCGCTCACAGAGCTGCGGCGCTGTCAGGACAACGCGGCGGCCATCAGGGACGCCGTAGGTGACCGCGCCGACATCTTGTTCGGCACTCACGGCCAGATGACAACGTCGTCGGCGATACGCCTGGCGCGGCGTCTCGAAGCGTTCGATCCGCTGTGGTTCGAGGAGCCGTGCCCACCTGACCAGATGGCGGCGATCGGCGAGGTGGCTGCGGCCACGTCGATTCCTGTGGCGACGGGGGAGAGGCTCACAACGGCCATCGAGTTCAAGGCCGCCTTGGATGCCGGCGTTCGGATTGTTCAGCCCAATGTGGGGCGATGTGGTGGCATCCGCGAACTCAAGCGCATCGCAGCTCTTACCGAGTTGTACAACGCCCAGGTAGCTCCGCACATCTACTGCGGGCCGGTGGCCCACGCCGCTGCGGCCCACGTCGGATTCACCAGCCCCAGCTTCTTGATTCTCGAGACCATCCGAACCGACTTCCACGACGCCGTGGTCGACCGCCCCCTCGAGTGGGATTCGGGGTTCGTGCTGGCCCCTACCGAGCCAGGCCTGGGCCTCGAACTGAACCTCGACGTCCTGGCGGCACATCCCTGTACCTCAACTGGAGGTCGACATCTCGAAATGACCCAACGAGTGCTCGATTCGGCCAATGAGCTCACCGTGGGTGACCTCGACTGA
- a CDS encoding MarR family transcriptional regulator: MQTSVAQDPVELAVGNWRRFGWGAVDSMAAATSITRVHQVMTARIDAALKPLGLNFSRFEVLALLSFTREGQLPMGKIGDRLQVNAASVTNTIGRLEADGLVERVAHPTDGRATLARILEPGREAAARAAVALADIHFGLDGLGPRETASVTEAFGGFRRANGDFA; this comes from the coding sequence ATGCAGACGAGTGTAGCCCAGGATCCCGTCGAGCTGGCCGTTGGCAACTGGCGCCGGTTTGGTTGGGGAGCGGTGGATTCGATGGCAGCCGCCACGTCGATCACCCGTGTGCACCAGGTGATGACCGCTCGCATCGATGCTGCCCTGAAGCCGTTGGGGCTCAACTTCAGCCGATTCGAGGTCTTGGCGTTGCTGAGTTTCACCCGCGAGGGTCAGCTGCCGATGGGCAAGATCGGCGATCGTTTGCAGGTCAACGCTGCGTCGGTCACCAACACCATCGGTCGCCTCGAAGCCGATGGGCTCGTCGAGCGGGTCGCCCACCCCACCGATGGTCGTGCGACGCTGGCCAGGATTCTAGAGCCGGGGCGCGAGGCCGCCGCCCGGGCGGCTGTGGCGCTGGCAGACATCCACTTTGGTCTGGACGGACTGGGCCCAAGGGAGACGGCGTCGGTCACCGAGGCCTTTGGCGGCTTCAGACGCGCCAACGGCGATTTCGCGTGA
- a CDS encoding YbaK/EbsC family protein, whose amino-acid sequence MAHCPPFDSPDHDPVLAALAGLGIQHEIVACDPALADTAEFCAHYGYSLDQSANAIVVKGKSEPPVFAMCLVLATTQADVNRTVRKRLGTKKASFASPDETIALTGMQIGGVTPFGKPDDLPLWVDARVGECEAVIVGGGSRDRKILLPPDGLLLLPGAELVADLARER is encoded by the coding sequence ATGGCCCATTGCCCACCCTTCGATTCACCAGACCACGATCCGGTGCTGGCCGCGCTGGCCGGGCTGGGGATACAGCACGAGATCGTGGCCTGCGACCCGGCGCTGGCCGACACCGCCGAGTTCTGCGCGCACTACGGCTATTCGCTCGACCAGAGCGCCAACGCCATAGTGGTGAAGGGCAAGTCGGAACCGCCGGTGTTTGCGATGTGTCTGGTCCTGGCGACCACCCAGGCAGATGTCAACCGCACGGTTCGCAAACGGCTGGGCACGAAGAAGGCGTCGTTCGCCTCGCCAGACGAGACCATTGCGCTGACCGGCATGCAGATCGGTGGGGTGACACCTTTCGGCAAGCCCGACGACCTGCCGTTGTGGGTCGACGCGCGGGTCGGCGAATGCGAGGCGGTGATTGTTGGAGGCGGTTCGCGCGACAGGAAGATCTTGTTGCCTCCAGACGGCCTGCTGCTGTTGCCCGGGGCCGAGCTGGTCGCGGATCTGGCTCGTGAGCGTTGA
- a CDS encoding amidohydrolase family protein, with amino-acid sequence MYDLVIRNGRIHDGTGAPAFDGDLAVVGGTIAAVGQLDETLVGPDTEVIDARGLMVTPGFIDAHTHYDGQITWDPYVTPSTYHGVTTIVAGNCGVGFAPCRPDQRDWLIGLMEGVEDIPGTALHEGIQWDWETFPEYLDALERRRFAIDVATQVPHGAVRAYVMGERGPAHETATPEEIEQMAAVVREAIEAGALGFSTSRTEKHKDSSGVLTPTIGVHEDELVGIARVLGELGKGVLQGISDFYDFETEFRVFRRMVEESGRPCSITVEQQDARPEWWAQLLDAISQAQSDGLPMRGQVPPRATGVLMGLTATLNPFSFHPTWRKLQHLSLEDKIAALQDPQTRDALLSEECALPDGLLAREIVTSWHKMFRLGDPANYEPDPEESFAAIAEAAGTTPNEIALQVMLEKDGKALIYHPLFNYGPGNLDFVAEMLEHPHTVMGLSDGGAHCGAISDVSFPTTLLAHWGRDRKRGQLMPVERLVAMQTKETAELVGLQDRGVLAPGYKADVNIIDFDNLYAHEPVVENDLPAGGRRLVQRANGYVATIVSGHVAFRDGEPTGALNGRLIRGSQPVPS; translated from the coding sequence ATGTACGACCTGGTGATACGCAACGGCCGCATTCACGACGGCACCGGGGCGCCGGCCTTCGACGGTGACCTGGCCGTGGTCGGCGGCACGATCGCAGCCGTCGGCCAGCTCGACGAGACGCTGGTGGGTCCCGATACGGAAGTGATCGACGCCCGAGGGCTGATGGTGACCCCCGGGTTCATCGATGCCCACACCCACTACGACGGCCAGATCACATGGGATCCGTATGTGACCCCGTCGACGTATCACGGGGTCACGACCATCGTCGCGGGCAACTGCGGCGTTGGGTTCGCTCCCTGTCGCCCCGATCAGCGCGACTGGCTGATCGGTCTGATGGAGGGTGTCGAGGACATTCCTGGCACCGCTCTTCACGAGGGCATCCAGTGGGACTGGGAGACCTTTCCCGAATACCTCGACGCGCTCGAACGACGCCGGTTCGCCATCGACGTGGCCACCCAGGTACCCCACGGCGCCGTTCGTGCCTACGTGATGGGCGAGCGCGGACCCGCTCACGAAACGGCCACGCCAGAAGAGATCGAACAGATGGCGGCGGTCGTGCGCGAGGCAATCGAGGCCGGCGCGCTCGGCTTCAGCACATCGCGCACCGAAAAGCACAAGGACAGCTCGGGCGTGCTGACGCCCACCATCGGTGTTCACGAGGACGAGCTGGTCGGCATCGCCAGGGTGCTCGGCGAGCTGGGCAAGGGTGTGCTGCAGGGCATCTCGGACTTCTACGACTTCGAGACCGAATTCCGAGTGTTCAGACGAATGGTCGAAGAATCCGGCCGGCCGTGCTCGATCACGGTCGAGCAACAAGACGCCCGCCCCGAGTGGTGGGCCCAGCTGCTGGACGCGATCTCCCAGGCCCAGTCGGACGGCCTGCCGATGCGAGGGCAGGTGCCGCCGCGAGCGACCGGAGTGCTGATGGGACTCACAGCGACACTGAACCCCTTCAGCTTCCACCCGACGTGGCGCAAGCTGCAGCACCTGTCGCTCGAAGACAAGATCGCCGCCCTGCAAGACCCCCAGACACGCGACGCGCTCTTGTCCGAAGAGTGCGCGCTGCCGGACGGTCTGCTGGCCAGGGAGATCGTGACCTCTTGGCACAAGATGTTCCGACTGGGCGATCCGGCCAACTACGAGCCAGACCCGGAAGAATCGTTCGCCGCCATCGCCGAGGCTGCGGGTACCACGCCCAACGAGATCGCCCTTCAGGTGATGTTGGAAAAGGACGGCAAGGCGCTGATCTATCACCCGCTGTTCAACTATGGGCCAGGCAACCTCGACTTCGTCGCCGAGATGCTGGAACACCCGCACACCGTGATGGGGCTTTCCGATGGCGGAGCCCATTGTGGCGCCATCTCCGACGTCAGCTTTCCGACCACACTGCTGGCGCATTGGGGCCGCGACCGCAAACGTGGCCAACTGATGCCGGTCGAGAGGCTGGTCGCCATGCAGACCAAGGAGACGGCCGAACTGGTCGGCCTGCAGGACAGGGGAGTGTTGGCGCCCGGCTACAAGGCCGACGTCAACATCATCGACTTCGACAACCTGTATGCCCACGAACCGGTCGTCGAGAACGATCTGCCCGCGGGCGGCCGCAGGCTGGTGCAGCGAGCGAATGGTTATGTGGCCACGATCGTCTCAGGCCACGTCGCGTTCCGTGACGGCGAACCGACCGGGGCGCTGAACGGCAGGCTGATCCGGGGCTCGCAGCCGGTTCCATCCTGA
- a CDS encoding methylmalonyl-CoA mutase family protein yields the protein MTDDARKQWQEAYEASQLRDIPFETMSGVPLDPIYGDGPYPGQYPFTRGVHASMYRSRLWTMRMFAGFGTAEDTNARFKELLRAGGTGLSTAFDMPTLMGRDSDSPWSLGEVGRAGVAIDTLADMEDLFADIDLSGVSTSMTINGPAATALAMYLSVAEKNGVQRAQLSGTIQNDILKEYQAQKEYIYPPRPSMRIVTDMVKFTTAEMPRWNPISISGYHIREAGATAAQELAFTLANGFAYVEAALAAGEDINAFGKRLSFFFNSHSDFFEEIGKFRAARRIWARWMKERYGATDERAMLCRFHTQTAGVSLTAQQPEINIARVAIQALAGALGGTQSLHTDSFDEALALPTDKAARIALRTQQIVAHETGAASVIDPLGGAPFVEWMTDEMERQAEEIFAKLDDMGNGSILEGVYAGIENGYFVGEIADSAYRFEREVNAGRRIIVGVNAFTDGDEGQQNLLRIDQATEEYQRKRLDKVKRERNQSAVDQALAALTTAAGDSNVNLMPHIIEAVRTYATLEEIAMAMEKVFGTYVEKAIV from the coding sequence ATGACCGACGACGCACGTAAACAATGGCAGGAGGCCTACGAGGCCTCGCAGCTGCGAGACATTCCGTTCGAGACGATGTCGGGCGTTCCGCTCGATCCCATCTACGGCGACGGCCCCTATCCCGGCCAGTATCCGTTCACCCGCGGCGTTCACGCGTCGATGTACCGCTCACGCCTTTGGACCATGCGCATGTTCGCCGGGTTCGGCACCGCCGAAGACACCAACGCCCGCTTCAAAGAGTTGCTGCGCGCCGGCGGCACCGGCCTTTCGACAGCGTTCGACATGCCAACGCTCATGGGGCGCGACTCGGACAGCCCCTGGTCGCTGGGCGAGGTCGGCAGGGCGGGCGTGGCCATTGACACCCTGGCCGACATGGAAGACCTGTTCGCCGACATCGACCTCAGCGGCGTGTCGACGTCGATGACCATCAACGGGCCTGCCGCCACCGCCTTGGCCATGTACCTGAGCGTCGCCGAAAAGAACGGCGTCCAGCGCGCACAGCTGTCGGGCACCATCCAGAACGACATCTTGAAGGAGTACCAGGCGCAAAAGGAGTACATCTATCCGCCGCGGCCCTCCATGCGCATCGTCACCGACATGGTCAAGTTCACGACGGCCGAGATGCCCAGGTGGAACCCCATCTCGATCTCGGGCTATCACATCCGCGAAGCCGGGGCCACGGCCGCACAGGAGCTGGCCTTCACCCTCGCCAACGGGTTCGCCTATGTCGAGGCCGCACTGGCCGCCGGCGAAGACATCAACGCCTTCGGCAAACGACTGTCGTTCTTCTTCAACAGCCACAGCGACTTCTTCGAAGAGATCGGCAAGTTCCGTGCCGCCCGCCGCATCTGGGCTCGCTGGATGAAGGAACGCTACGGAGCCACCGACGAGCGGGCCATGTTGTGCCGCTTCCACACCCAGACCGCCGGTGTTTCCCTGACCGCACAACAGCCCGAGATCAACATCGCCCGGGTCGCCATCCAAGCCCTGGCCGGCGCGCTCGGCGGCACCCAGAGCCTCCACACCGACAGCTTCGACGAGGCGTTGGCGCTGCCCACCGACAAGGCGGCCCGCATCGCCCTGCGCACACAGCAGATCGTGGCGCACGAGACCGGCGCGGCCTCGGTGATCGATCCGCTCGGCGGGGCCCCGTTCGTCGAGTGGATGACCGACGAGATGGAGCGCCAGGCCGAGGAGATCTTCGCCAAGCTCGACGACATGGGCAACGGGTCGATCCTCGAGGGCGTCTACGCAGGCATCGAGAACGGCTACTTCGTGGGCGAGATCGCCGACTCTGCCTATCGCTTCGAGCGTGAGGTCAACGCCGGACGGCGCATCATCGTCGGGGTCAACGCCTTCACCGACGGCGACGAGGGCCAGCAGAATCTGCTGCGCATCGACCAGGCCACCGAGGAGTACCAGCGCAAGCGCCTCGACAAGGTCAAGCGCGAGCGCAACCAATCAGCCGTCGACCAGGCGCTTGCGGCACTCACCACCGCAGCCGGCGACTCCAACGTAAACCTGATGCCGCACATCATCGAGGCCGTTCGCACTTATGCGACCCTCGAGGAGATCGCCATGGCGATGGAGAAGGTGTTCGGCACCTATGTCGAGAAGGCCATCGTCTAG
- a CDS encoding lysoplasmalogenase — protein sequence MSIVLLIACIVVVTLIDWIAVLRDWGRVEEVAKPLVMLLLLVVTLESLDGAQRTAVAAAVVFGLLGDVALLNRIDAFIAGLGAFLVGHLLYVAGFAIEGLKPAPTAIGVVAAVVLVGALGRPIIAAVRHTPLHIPVAVYVVVIAAMVATSIGTTRWVAAAGGVMFALSDALLGNDRFVTPRTDRRIVVMVLYHLGQFAIVGGLA from the coding sequence GTGTCCATCGTGTTGCTCATCGCCTGCATCGTCGTCGTCACGCTGATCGACTGGATCGCAGTGCTGCGGGACTGGGGGCGGGTCGAGGAGGTCGCCAAACCGCTGGTGATGTTGTTGCTGCTTGTGGTGACACTGGAGTCCCTGGATGGCGCTCAGCGGACCGCGGTGGCAGCCGCGGTCGTGTTCGGCCTGTTGGGCGACGTCGCGTTGCTGAACAGGATCGACGCCTTCATCGCCGGCCTCGGCGCATTCCTGGTGGGGCATCTCCTGTACGTGGCGGGGTTCGCGATCGAAGGCCTCAAACCGGCGCCCACGGCCATCGGGGTGGTCGCTGCGGTGGTTTTGGTGGGTGCGCTCGGCCGACCGATCATCGCGGCGGTACGGCACACGCCCCTGCACATACCCGTCGCCGTCTACGTGGTGGTCATCGCCGCGATGGTGGCGACGTCGATCGGAACCACGCGATGGGTGGCTGCCGCCGGCGGAGTGATGTTCGCCCTGTCAGACGCACTGTTGGGAAACGACCGCTTCGTCACCCCCCGCACCGACCGGCGCATCGTGGTGATGGTGCTCTACCACCTGGGCCAGTTCGCAATCGTCGGCGGATTGGCCTGA
- a CDS encoding cobalamin-dependent protein (Presence of a B(12) (cobalamin)-binding domain implies dependence on cobalamin itself, in one of its several forms, or in some unusual lineages, dependence on a cobalamin-like analog.): MSDSPEQIRVVLAKLGLDGHDRGIKVVARMLRDAGMEVIYLGLRQTTDSIVAAVEQEDADAVGLSMHNAGHLTLAPAMLAALDAAGLDVPVVVGGIIPDADVPILQEAGVAAILGPGASAEEVVATVRGVVKS; the protein is encoded by the coding sequence ATGAGTGATTCACCCGAGCAGATCAGGGTCGTGTTGGCCAAGCTGGGGCTCGATGGCCACGATCGTGGCATCAAGGTCGTGGCCCGGATGCTTCGCGACGCCGGCATGGAGGTCATCTACCTGGGCTTGCGCCAAACCACAGACAGCATCGTGGCCGCCGTCGAACAAGAAGACGCCGACGCGGTGGGGTTGTCCATGCACAACGCCGGTCACCTCACTTTGGCACCGGCCATGCTGGCGGCCCTCGACGCCGCTGGGCTCGACGTTCCGGTGGTGGTGGGGGGCATCATCCCCGATGCCGACGTTCCGATTCTGCAGGAGGCTGGGGTCGCAGCGATCCTGGGCCCGGGCGCGTCTGCCGAGGAGGTCGTCGCGACCGTTCGGGGTGTGGTGAAGTCTTGA
- a CDS encoding exopolyphosphatase gives MTDKYRLVTRSDFDGLVCAVLMHHLDMIDDIKFVHPKDMQDGKVETTGRDITTNLPYVPNVHLCIDHHESETLRNERASNHVIDPTAPSAARVVWRCFGGHDKFPASWDDMLDAVDKADAARYTIDEILRPGKWELLNFVMDPRTGLGRFQDFKISNYDLMMKLVEDCGRLSIDDIMEQPDVAERVALYYEHADLSRDQILRCSSVHDHVVLLDLTAEETIYAANRFYIYALFPQCNVSIHKIWGFKRQNMVFAVGKSIIDRGARVNIGELMLEYGGGGHTAAGTCQVPIEDSDRVQAELLARITGNRAFAPAGGQA, from the coding sequence GTGACAGACAAGTACCGGCTGGTTACCCGATCCGACTTCGACGGGCTGGTGTGCGCGGTGCTCATGCACCACCTCGACATGATCGACGACATCAAGTTCGTCCACCCCAAGGACATGCAGGATGGCAAGGTCGAGACCACCGGGCGCGACATCACCACCAACCTTCCCTATGTGCCCAACGTGCACCTGTGCATCGACCACCACGAGTCGGAGACCCTGCGCAACGAGCGGGCCTCCAACCACGTGATCGACCCCACAGCCCCGTCCGCCGCCAGGGTGGTCTGGCGTTGTTTCGGCGGGCACGACAAGTTCCCCGCCAGCTGGGACGACATGTTGGACGCGGTCGACAAGGCCGACGCGGCTCGATACACGATCGATGAGATCCTGCGCCCCGGAAAGTGGGAGCTGCTGAACTTCGTTATGGACCCGCGCACCGGTCTGGGCCGTTTCCAGGACTTCAAGATCTCGAACTACGACCTGATGATGAAGCTGGTCGAGGACTGCGGCCGGCTCTCGATCGACGACATCATGGAACAGCCCGACGTCGCAGAGCGCGTTGCCCTGTACTACGAGCACGCAGACCTGTCCCGCGATCAGATCCTTCGTTGTTCGAGCGTTCACGATCACGTGGTCCTGCTCGACCTCACGGCCGAAGAGACGATCTACGCCGCTAACCGCTTCTACATCTATGCCCTGTTCCCGCAGTGCAATGTGTCGATCCACAAGATCTGGGGATTCAAACGCCAGAACATGGTGTTCGCCGTGGGCAAGTCGATCATCGATCGTGGTGCCAGGGTGAACATCGGCGAGCTGATGCTCGAATACGGCGGCGGCGGCCACACCGCTGCGGGCACCTGCCAGGTTCCGATCGAAGACTCCGACCGCGTGCAGGCCGAGCTGCTGGCACGAATCACCGGCAACCGAGCATTCGCCCCGGCGGGCGGCCAAGCCTGA